Proteins encoded in a region of the Rhizobium sp. CC-YZS058 genome:
- the fabG gene encoding 3-oxoacyl-[acyl-carrier-protein] reductase, with amino-acid sequence MFDLSGRKALVTGASGGIGEEIARILHAQGATVGLHGTRVEKLETLANELGERVHLFPADLSDRAAVKALGEKAEADLGGVDILVNNAGITKDGLFVRMSDEDWDKVLEVNLTSVFRLTRELTHPMMRRRHGRIINITSIVGVTGNPGQANYCASKAGMIGFSKSLAQEIATRNVTVNCVAPGFIESAMTGKLNDKQKDAIMGAIPMKRMGTGAEIAGAVAYLASDEAAYVTGQTIHVNGGMAMI; translated from the coding sequence ATGTTCGACCTGTCTGGCCGCAAGGCTCTGGTGACCGGCGCCTCCGGCGGCATCGGCGAGGAGATCGCCCGCATCCTGCACGCCCAGGGCGCCACCGTCGGCCTGCACGGCACCCGTGTCGAAAAGCTGGAGACGCTCGCCAACGAGCTCGGCGAGCGCGTTCACCTCTTCCCGGCCGATCTCTCCGATCGCGCCGCGGTCAAGGCGCTCGGCGAAAAGGCGGAGGCCGATCTCGGCGGTGTCGATATCCTGGTCAACAATGCCGGCATCACCAAGGATGGGCTCTTCGTGCGCATGAGCGACGAGGACTGGGACAAGGTGCTCGAGGTCAACCTCACATCCGTCTTCCGCCTGACGCGGGAGCTGACGCATCCCATGATGCGCCGCCGCCATGGCCGCATCATCAACATCACCTCGATCGTCGGCGTCACCGGCAATCCCGGCCAGGCCAATTACTGCGCCTCGAAGGCCGGCATGATCGGCTTTTCCAAGTCGCTTGCCCAGGAGATCGCCACCCGCAACGTCACCGTCAACTGCGTGGCGCCGGGCTTCATCGAAAGCGCGATGACCGGCAAGCTGAACGACAAGCAGAAGGACGCGATCATGGGCGCGATCCCGATGAAGCGGATGGGAACCGGGGCGGAAATCGCCGGCGCCGTCGCCTATCTCGCCTCCGATGAGGCGGCCTATGTCACCGGGCAGACCATTCACGTCAATGGCGGCATGGCGATGATCTGA
- the fabF gene encoding beta-ketoacyl-ACP synthase II: MRRVVITGTGMVSPLGCGTEISWSRLIAGKNAARKVTEFEVEDLPAKIACRIPTGDGTDGTFNPDQWMEPKEQRKVDPYIIYAMAAADMALDDADWHPKSDDDQIATGVMIGSGIGGLEGIVEGGYTLRDKGPRRVSPFFIPGRLINLASGQVSIRHKLRGPNHSVVTACSTGAHAIGDAARLIALGDADVMVAGGTESPISRIALAGFAACKALSTQHNDDPQKASRPYDRDRDGFVMGEGAGIVVLEELEHALARGAKIYAEIVGYGLSGDAFHITAPSEDGDGAYRCMSMALKRAGLSAGDIDYINAHGTSTMADTIELGAVERVVGNHAAKLSMSSTKSAIGHLLGAAGSVEAIFCALAIRDNVAPPTLNLDTPDVDTAIDLVPHQARRREINVALSNSFGFGGTNASLVMRRYA, translated from the coding sequence ATGAGGCGTGTTGTAATCACCGGAACCGGGATGGTTTCCCCTCTCGGCTGCGGGACGGAAATCAGCTGGTCCCGTTTGATCGCGGGCAAGAACGCCGCTCGCAAAGTCACCGAGTTCGAGGTCGAGGATCTCCCGGCCAAGATCGCCTGCCGCATCCCGACCGGCGACGGCACCGACGGCACCTTCAATCCCGACCAGTGGATGGAGCCGAAGGAGCAGCGCAAGGTCGACCCCTATATCATCTATGCCATGGCCGCCGCCGATATGGCGCTCGACGATGCTGATTGGCACCCGAAAAGCGATGACGACCAGATCGCCACCGGCGTGATGATCGGTTCCGGCATCGGCGGTCTGGAAGGCATTGTCGAGGGCGGCTATACGCTGCGCGACAAGGGCCCGCGGCGCGTCTCCCCCTTCTTCATTCCCGGCCGCCTGATCAACCTTGCCTCCGGCCAGGTCTCGATCCGCCACAAGCTGCGCGGCCCCAATCACTCCGTCGTCACCGCCTGCTCGACCGGTGCCCATGCGATCGGCGACGCAGCGCGGCTGATCGCGCTCGGCGATGCCGATGTGATGGTGGCGGGCGGCACCGAATCGCCGATCTCCCGCATTGCGCTGGCCGGCTTTGCCGCCTGCAAGGCGCTGTCCACCCAGCACAATGACGATCCGCAGAAGGCCTCGCGCCCCTATGACCGCGACCGTGACGGCTTCGTCATGGGCGAAGGCGCCGGCATCGTCGTTCTGGAAGAGCTGGAGCATGCGCTGGCGCGCGGCGCCAAGATCTATGCCGAGATCGTCGGCTATGGCCTCTCCGGCGACGCCTTCCATATCACCGCGCCCTCGGAAGACGGCGACGGCGCCTATCGCTGCATGAGCATGGCGCTGAAGCGCGCAGGCTTGAGCGCGGGCGACATCGACTACATCAACGCCCATGGCACCTCCACCATGGCCGATACGATCGAGCTCGGCGCCGTGGAGCGCGTGGTCGGCAACCATGCCGCCAAGCTGTCCATGTCCTCGACCAAGTCCGCGATCGGCCATCTGCTGGGTGCCGCAGGGTCGGTGGAAGCGATCTTTTGCGCTCTGGCGATCCGCGACAATGTCGCCCCGCCGACACTCAACCTCGACACGCCGGACGTCGATACCGCGATCGACCTCGTGCCGCACCAGGCGCGCCGGCGCGAGATCAATGTCGCGCTGTCGAACTCCTTCGGCTTCGGCGGCACGAACGCCTCGCTGGTCATGCGCCGCTACGCCTGA
- a CDS encoding MarR family transcriptional regulator produces MTEQDRNRELFDALSSFNRKLRAMFDARVKQHGLTLSRARALFILSRRNGLNQRELASELGIETPTLVRVLDGMAAQGFIERRAAEGDRRAKQVHLTAEGKVAAAEIEALADDLRIELLGGVSAGEKATTLSVLRTMSANMADLVREEGA; encoded by the coding sequence TTGACCGAGCAGGATCGTAACCGCGAACTTTTCGACGCCTTGTCGTCGTTCAACCGCAAACTCCGGGCCATGTTCGATGCGCGGGTGAAGCAGCATGGGCTGACGCTGTCGCGCGCCCGGGCGCTCTTCATCCTGTCGCGTCGCAACGGGCTGAACCAGCGTGAGCTCGCCAGCGAGCTCGGCATCGAGACCCCGACGCTGGTGCGCGTGCTCGACGGCATGGCCGCCCAGGGCTTCATCGAGCGGCGCGCGGCGGAAGGGGACCGGCGCGCCAAGCAGGTGCACCTGACCGCCGAGGGTAAGGTGGCGGCCGCCGAGATCGAAGCGCTGGCCGACGATCTGCGCATCGAACTGCTCGGCGGCGTCAGCGCCGGTGAAAAGGCGACGACGCTCTCGGTCCTGCGCACCATGTCGGCCAATATGGCCGATCTCGTGCGGGAGGAGGGGGCGTGA
- the rpsR gene encoding 30S ribosomal protein S18, translating into MADISSAPARRPFHRRRKTCPFSGANAPRIDYKDVRLLQRYISERGKIVPSRITAVSQKKQRELAQAIKRARFLGLLPYVLA; encoded by the coding sequence ATGGCTGACATCTCTTCCGCTCCGGCACGCCGTCCGTTCCACCGCCGCCGCAAGACCTGCCCCTTCTCGGGCGCCAATGCACCGCGGATCGACTACAAGGACGTTCGCCTCCTGCAGCGCTACATTTCCGAGCGCGGCAAGATCGTGCCTTCGCGCATCACCGCCGTTTCGCAGAAGAAGCAGCGCGAACTCGCCCAGGCGATCAAGCGCGCCCGCTTCCTCGGCCTGCTGCCCTACGTTCTGGCCTAA
- the fabD gene encoding ACP S-malonyltransferase translates to MAVAFTFPGQGSQTVGMGKDLADAFPEAAAVFAEVDEALGEKLSDIIWTGPEDQLTLTANAQPALMAVSIAALRVMQARGLDLKSKVAYVAGHSLGEYSALCAAGTFTLSDTARLLRIRGNAMQAAVPAGEGAMAAIIGLDHADVEAVCVEASPLGACQIANDNGGGQLVISGLKPAVEQAASLASQKGAKRALLLPVSAPFHSTLMAPAAEAMREALASVPRQDPVVPLVANVRAAPVTSAETIVDLLVEQVTGQVRWRETVSWFAQNDVTTLYEIGAGKVLTGLARRIDKNVTGTAVNTPADIEAVLAALA, encoded by the coding sequence ATGGCGGTTGCATTTACTTTCCCCGGCCAGGGCAGTCAGACGGTCGGCATGGGCAAGGACCTGGCGGACGCCTTTCCGGAAGCCGCGGCCGTCTTCGCGGAGGTCGATGAGGCGCTGGGCGAAAAGCTGTCCGACATCATCTGGACCGGGCCGGAGGATCAACTGACGCTGACCGCCAACGCCCAGCCGGCACTGATGGCCGTCTCGATCGCCGCGCTGAGGGTCATGCAGGCGCGTGGTCTCGATCTGAAGTCCAAGGTGGCTTACGTCGCCGGCCATTCGCTCGGCGAATATTCGGCGCTGTGCGCAGCCGGCACCTTCACGCTGTCCGACACGGCCCGCCTTCTGCGCATCCGCGGCAATGCCATGCAGGCCGCAGTCCCGGCCGGCGAGGGCGCCATGGCCGCGATCATCGGCCTCGACCATGCCGATGTCGAGGCTGTGTGCGTGGAGGCCTCGCCGCTCGGCGCCTGCCAGATCGCCAATGACAATGGCGGCGGCCAGCTGGTGATTTCCGGCCTGAAGCCGGCGGTGGAGCAGGCGGCGAGCCTTGCGTCGCAGAAGGGCGCCAAGCGTGCTCTGCTTCTTCCCGTCTCCGCCCCCTTCCATTCCACGCTGATGGCGCCCGCCGCCGAGGCGATGCGCGAGGCGCTCGCCTCCGTGCCTCGCCAGGATCCCGTCGTCCCGCTGGTCGCCAATGTGCGCGCCGCGCCGGTAACCTCGGCCGAGACGATCGTCGATCTCCTGGTGGAGCAGGTGACCGGGCAGGTGCGCTGGCGCGAAACGGTCAGCTGGTTCGCACAAAACGACGTGACGACGCTCTACGAGATCGGCGCCGGCAAGGTTCTCACCGGGCTTGCCCGCCGCATCGACAAAAACGTGACCGGCACGGCCGTCAATACGCCGGCCGACATCGAGGCGGTGCTGGCCGCGCTCGCCTGA
- the rpsF gene encoding 30S ribosomal protein S6, whose amino-acid sequence MALYEHVFLARQDISAQQVDALVEQYKGVIEANGGKVGRVENWGLKSLTYRIKKNRKAHYVLMDIDAPAPAVHEVERQMRINEDVLRYMTIAVEKHEEGPSAMMQKRDRDDRPRRDGDRPERSFGDRPRRDGDRDDRPRRPREDRA is encoded by the coding sequence ATGGCTCTTTATGAACATGTTTTCCTGGCCCGCCAGGACATTTCCGCACAGCAGGTCGATGCCCTCGTCGAGCAGTACAAGGGCGTGATCGAAGCCAATGGCGGCAAGGTCGGCCGGGTCGAGAACTGGGGCCTCAAGTCCCTGACCTACCGCATCAAGAAGAACCGCAAGGCTCACTACGTGCTGATGGACATCGATGCCCCGGCTCCGGCCGTGCACGAAGTCGAGCGTCAGATGCGCATCAACGAAGACGTTCTGCGCTACATGACCATCGCCGTCGAGAAGCATGAAGAAGGCCCGTCGGCCATGATGCAGAAGCGCGACCGCGACGACCGTCCGCGCCGCGATGGCGACCGTCCGGAGCGTTCCTTCGGTGACCGTCCGCGCCGTGATGGCGACCGTGACGACCGTCCGCGCCGCCCGCGCGAAGACCGCGCCTGA
- a CDS encoding acyl carrier protein codes for MSDIAERVKKIVIDHLGVDADKVTEGASFIDDLGADSLDTVELVMAFEEEFGVEIPDDAADSILTVGDAVKFIEKAQA; via the coding sequence ATGAGCGACATCGCAGAACGCGTAAAGAAAATTGTCATCGATCATCTTGGCGTTGATGCCGACAAGGTCACCGAAGGTGCGAGCTTCATCGATGATCTGGGCGCGGACTCGCTCGACACGGTCGAACTGGTCATGGCTTTCGAAGAAGAATTCGGCGTCGAGATTCCGGACGATGCCGCCGACTCGATCCTGACGGTTGGCGATGCCGTCAAGTTCATCGAGAAGGCGCAGGCCTGA
- a CDS encoding MFS transporter — MSTIQPTTAGPMPADPAAAVPVAPAQAAPGTAGEPAAPAAPAAPPALPPMPRWKAGLYIFTSVLMFLTQGLGMNIVNANLYQLQGAFSATVAELAWLSAAYMAPYASMSVALFKIRTQFGLRRFAELGIVCFVIASVANLFVSDLHSALVVRFISGMAAAPLSTIGFLYMLEPFPPAKKLALGLSLALTNTLLAAPVARIISPTLIDFGGWEALYTFEVALALLALPFIYLMPLTAPPRVKAIQRMDIFSYLILAGGFGCLAVFLTLGRFYWWFEAPWLGVLLACTIGLLALFAAIELNREAPLIDLRWVFSWPNIHMAAVLIVFRVVASEQTTTAAGFFQQNGLINDQTVPLYAVILLASIAGGLFCTLLMQTKHVDLAHILALLLIGTGAFMDSHSTNLTRPGDMMLSQAMVAAGTAMFLPPVMAKGFAAVLAKGLTFVVNFLIIFLFTQSLGALMASAALGTFVSIREKFHSNILVEQILLTNPIVAARVQQLSSAYSKVVSDRTLLNAEGVQLLGQQVSREAYVLAYNDTFALISLASFASLALLLLHHIWRRLRRPQDAAAASA, encoded by the coding sequence GTGAGCACGATCCAGCCGACCACTGCCGGGCCGATGCCGGCCGATCCGGCGGCAGCAGTCCCGGTTGCTCCCGCGCAGGCGGCTCCGGGAACGGCGGGCGAGCCGGCCGCCCCCGCTGCACCGGCGGCGCCCCCCGCGCTGCCGCCCATGCCGCGCTGGAAGGCGGGCCTCTATATCTTCACCTCGGTGCTGATGTTCCTGACCCAGGGCCTCGGCATGAACATCGTCAACGCCAATCTCTATCAGCTGCAAGGCGCCTTCTCGGCGACGGTGGCGGAGCTTGCCTGGCTGTCGGCGGCTTATATGGCGCCTTATGCGTCGATGTCGGTGGCGCTGTTCAAGATCCGCACCCAGTTCGGGCTCCGGCGCTTTGCCGAGCTCGGCATCGTCTGCTTCGTCATCGCCTCCGTGGCCAATCTCTTCGTCTCCGATCTGCATTCGGCGCTGGTCGTGCGCTTCATCAGCGGCATGGCGGCCGCACCGCTGTCCACCATCGGCTTCCTCTACATGCTGGAGCCCTTTCCCCCGGCCAAGAAGCTGGCGCTCGGCCTCAGCCTGGCACTGACCAACACGCTGCTTGCCGCCCCCGTCGCCCGCATCATCTCGCCGACGCTGATCGATTTCGGCGGCTGGGAAGCGCTCTACACCTTCGAAGTGGCCCTGGCGCTTCTGGCGCTGCCGTTCATCTATCTGATGCCGCTGACCGCCCCGCCGCGGGTGAAGGCGATCCAGCGCATGGATATCTTCAGCTACCTGATTCTGGCGGGCGGCTTCGGTTGCCTGGCGGTCTTTCTCACCCTCGGGCGGTTCTACTGGTGGTTCGAGGCACCGTGGCTCGGCGTGCTGCTGGCCTGCACCATCGGCCTCCTCGCCCTCTTTGCCGCGATCGAGCTCAACCGGGAAGCGCCGCTCATCGATCTGCGCTGGGTGTTCAGCTGGCCGAACATCCACATGGCGGCGGTGCTGATCGTATTCCGCGTCGTCGCCTCGGAACAGACGACGACGGCGGCCGGCTTTTTCCAGCAGAACGGCTTGATCAACGACCAGACCGTGCCGCTCTATGCGGTCATCCTTCTGGCGTCCATCGCCGGCGGCCTGTTCTGCACGCTTCTGATGCAGACCAAGCATGTGGATCTCGCCCATATCCTGGCGCTGCTTCTCATCGGCACCGGCGCCTTCATGGACAGCCACTCGACCAATCTGACGCGCCCGGGCGACATGATGCTGAGCCAGGCGATGGTCGCGGCGGGCACGGCGATGTTCCTGCCGCCGGTGATGGCCAAGGGATTTGCGGCGGTGCTCGCCAAGGGGCTCACTTTCGTCGTCAACTTCCTGATCATCTTCCTCTTTACCCAGAGCCTTGGCGCGCTGATGGCCTCCGCTGCGCTGGGCACCTTCGTGTCGATCCGCGAGAAGTTCCACTCGAACATCCTCGTCGAGCAGATCCTGCTCACCAATCCCATCGTCGCGGCGAGGGTGCAGCAGCTGTCCTCCGCCTATAGCAAGGTGGTCTCGGATCGCACGCTTCTCAATGCCGAGGGGGTGCAGCTGCTCGGCCAGCAGGTGAGCCGCGAGGCCTATGTACTGGCCTATAACGATACGTTCGCGCTGATCTCGCTCGCCTCCTTCGCTTCCCTCGCGCTGCTCTTGCTCCACCACATCTGGCGCCGCCTGCGCAGGCCGCAGGATGCGGCGGCCGCCTCCGCCTGA
- a CDS encoding aldo/keto reductase, which produces MKYTTLGRTGIEVSTICLGTMTWGSQNTQEEAFEQLDLSFRAGVNFIDTAELYPTTPLSAQTYGATEVIIGEWMAARGNRDQVVLATKVAGPGRPYIRNGEPTTPEGLTQALDASLKRLKTDYIDLYQLHWPNRGHYHFRNAWSYDPTRQDAKAVADDMAGLLEALGTQVKAGKIRAIGLSNETAWGTQHFLTLAERLGLPRVASVQNEYNLLYRTHDLDFAELSHHETVGLLAYSPLAAGLLSGKYVGGVRPSGSRLTINGDLGGRFTPHQEPAVEAYVALARELGLDPSQMALAFVLSRPFTTAAIIGATSIEQLKTNLGAADLTLSDEAMNGIRRIHRLYPMPI; this is translated from the coding sequence ATGAAGTACACCACGCTCGGCCGCACCGGCATCGAGGTCTCGACCATCTGTCTCGGCACCATGACCTGGGGCTCGCAGAACACGCAGGAGGAGGCCTTCGAGCAGCTCGATCTCTCCTTCCGCGCCGGAGTCAACTTCATCGACACCGCCGAACTCTACCCGACCACGCCGCTGTCCGCCCAGACCTACGGGGCGACCGAAGTCATCATCGGCGAGTGGATGGCCGCGCGCGGCAATCGCGACCAGGTCGTGCTGGCGACCAAGGTGGCCGGGCCCGGTCGTCCCTATATCCGCAACGGCGAGCCGACCACGCCCGAGGGGCTGACCCAGGCGCTGGACGCAAGCCTGAAGCGACTGAAGACCGATTATATCGATCTCTACCAGCTGCATTGGCCGAACCGCGGCCACTATCATTTCCGCAATGCCTGGAGCTACGATCCGACCCGCCAGGACGCGAAAGCGGTGGCCGACGATATGGCGGGCCTGCTGGAGGCGCTCGGCACGCAGGTGAAGGCGGGCAAGATCCGGGCGATCGGCCTTTCCAACGAGACCGCCTGGGGCACGCAGCACTTCCTGACCCTTGCCGAGCGGCTTGGCCTGCCGCGCGTGGCCAGCGTGCAGAACGAATACAATCTTCTCTACCGCACCCATGACCTCGACTTCGCCGAGCTCTCCCACCACGAAACGGTCGGCCTGCTTGCCTATTCGCCGCTCGCCGCCGGCCTGTTGAGTGGGAAATATGTGGGCGGCGTGCGCCCCTCCGGGTCGCGCCTGACGATCAACGGCGATCTCGGCGGCCGTTTCACCCCGCATCAGGAACCAGCGGTGGAAGCCTATGTGGCGCTTGCCCGCGAGCTCGGGCTCGACCCCTCCCAGATGGCGCTCGCCTTCGTCCTCTCCCGCCCCTTCACCACCGCCGCCATCATCGGCGCGACCTCGATCGAGCAGTTGAAGACCAATCTGGGCGCGGCCGATCTCACCCTTTCGGACGAGGCGATGAACGGCATCCGCCGTATCCACCGGCTTTATCCCATGCCGATTTGA
- a CDS encoding HlyD family secretion protein, with protein MKIFRPVTLITILAGILGVLLVLYAWRLPPFTSAVEVTDNAYVRGYVTVMSPQVAGYVVEVPVRDYQAVKQGDVLVRIDDRIYRQKLAQAKATLEGQKAALANSRQQEASAKANIASSEAEVEGAKAALRQAELARQRVQTLAQRSVAATSEVEAAEAGYLKAQAVERQAEAAVEVTRQALKTIIVNRDSLEAAVAGAEASVELAEIDLENTAIRAPRNGHLGEVGVRVGQYVTAGTQLTTVVPPDLWVVANFKETQLDGMRLGQPVTFSVDALDRTRLTGHIERFSPAAGSEFAVIRPDNATGNFVKIAQRLAVRISIDPDQPLAERLAPGLSVVVRIDKSVEPESP; from the coding sequence ATGAAGATCTTCCGACCCGTGACGCTCATCACCATTCTCGCCGGCATTCTCGGCGTGCTTCTAGTGCTCTATGCCTGGCGGCTGCCGCCCTTCACCTCGGCCGTCGAGGTGACCGACAATGCCTATGTGCGCGGCTATGTGACGGTGATGAGCCCGCAGGTGGCAGGCTATGTCGTCGAGGTGCCGGTGCGCGATTACCAGGCGGTCAAGCAGGGCGACGTGCTGGTGCGCATCGACGACCGCATCTACCGCCAGAAGCTGGCCCAGGCGAAGGCGACACTGGAGGGCCAAAAGGCGGCGCTCGCCAATTCCCGCCAGCAGGAAGCCTCGGCCAAGGCCAATATCGCCTCCAGCGAAGCCGAGGTGGAAGGCGCCAAGGCGGCGCTTCGCCAGGCGGAGCTCGCGCGCCAGCGGGTGCAGACGCTCGCCCAGCGCAGCGTCGCCGCCACCAGCGAGGTCGAGGCGGCAGAGGCCGGCTATCTGAAAGCCCAGGCTGTGGAGCGGCAGGCCGAGGCCGCTGTCGAGGTGACGCGCCAGGCCCTGAAGACGATCATCGTCAACCGCGATTCGCTGGAAGCGGCCGTGGCCGGTGCCGAGGCTTCGGTCGAGCTTGCCGAAATCGATCTCGAAAACACCGCGATCCGCGCCCCGCGCAACGGGCATCTGGGCGAGGTGGGCGTGCGCGTCGGCCAATATGTGACGGCGGGCACGCAGCTCACCACCGTCGTGCCGCCCGATCTCTGGGTCGTCGCCAACTTCAAGGAAACCCAGCTCGACGGCATGCGGCTCGGACAGCCCGTCACCTTCTCGGTCGACGCCTTGGACCGCACCCGGCTCACCGGCCATATCGAGCGCTTCTCCCCGGCCGCCGGCTCCGAATTCGCGGTGATCCGGCCGGACAATGCCACCGGCAACTTCGTCAAGATCGCCCAGCGGCTGGCCGTGCGGATCTCGATCGACCCCGACCAACCGCTCGCCGAGCGCCTGGCCCCCGGCCTCTCGGTCGTGGTGCGGATCGACAAATCGGTCGAACCGGAAAGTCCTTGA
- the rplI gene encoding 50S ribosomal protein L9, producing MEVILLERVAKLGQMGETVKVRDGFARNFLLPTGKALRANAANKARFESERASLEARNSERKSEAQTIADQLDGKTFIVVRSAGETGQLYGSVAARDIAEIISNEGFSVGRNQVDLNQPIKSIGLHEVTLHLHAEVEITVTINVARSADEAERQAKGENLNSADAIYGVDEDALRPEDFFNPEAEYGDEDEA from the coding sequence ATGGAAGTCATTCTCCTCGAACGCGTTGCCAAGCTCGGCCAGATGGGCGAAACCGTCAAGGTTCGCGACGGCTTTGCCCGCAACTTCCTGCTGCCGACCGGCAAGGCGCTGCGCGCCAACGCCGCCAACAAGGCCCGCTTCGAAAGCGAGCGCGCCTCGCTCGAAGCCCGCAACTCCGAGCGCAAGAGCGAAGCCCAGACGATCGCCGACCAGCTGGACGGCAAGACCTTCATCGTCGTCCGCTCCGCCGGCGAAACCGGCCAGCTTTACGGCTCCGTTGCCGCCCGCGACATCGCCGAAATCATCTCGAACGAAGGCTTCTCCGTCGGCCGCAACCAGGTCGACCTGAACCAGCCGATCAAGTCGATCGGCCTGCATGAGGTCACGCTGCACCTGCATGCCGAAGTCGAGATCACGGTCACCATCAACGTTGCCCGTTCGGCCGACGAAGCCGAGCGCCAGGCCAAGGGCGAGAACCTGAACTCCGCCGACGCGATCTACGGCGTCGACGAAGACGCCCTGCGTCCGGAAGACTTCTTCAATCCGGAAGCCGAATATGGCGACGAAGACGAAGCATAA
- a CDS encoding DUF2232 domain-containing protein: MTRLNSTVLPVGILAGLTAAFLSLGANTPSGLAIVLYAASALPVLIAGLGWGNLAAIVAVVTAGLATGLYVSPTYALLVLCVTLVPAAWLSHLANLARPASEIGGPDGAMAWYPLSDILTHLAGLVTIGMLVIGAMLGYDPDMSGRMIDMVIETLKSQEPTYNPDAATVVQMKALFALALPLIQGALWVMMLFAAYYLATRIVSISGRSLRPREDIPSTLRMHRYAIFAFLIGIVLTFTGGIPAIIGALVCGTFGAGFFLSGFAVVHFRTRGKSWRLPVLWLGYLSVALFTVPAIFFLVTGMVDTRRAIALSPVGPARPGPKTPPSNDT, from the coding sequence GTGACACGCTTGAACAGCACCGTGCTGCCTGTCGGCATCCTTGCCGGCCTGACCGCAGCCTTTCTCTCGCTCGGCGCCAACACGCCGTCGGGGCTGGCGATCGTGCTCTATGCGGCATCCGCGCTCCCTGTCCTGATTGCCGGCCTCGGCTGGGGCAATCTTGCCGCCATCGTCGCCGTCGTCACTGCCGGGCTTGCGACCGGCCTCTATGTCTCGCCCACCTATGCGCTGCTCGTGCTCTGCGTCACGCTGGTGCCTGCCGCCTGGCTCTCGCACCTCGCCAATCTGGCGCGCCCGGCAAGCGAAATCGGTGGGCCGGACGGCGCCATGGCCTGGTATCCGCTCTCCGACATCCTGACCCACCTCGCCGGCCTGGTGACCATCGGCATGCTGGTGATCGGCGCCATGCTCGGCTACGATCCCGACATGTCCGGCCGGATGATCGACATGGTCATCGAAACGCTGAAGAGCCAGGAGCCGACCTACAATCCGGATGCCGCGACGGTCGTGCAGATGAAGGCGCTGTTTGCGCTGGCGCTGCCGCTCATCCAGGGCGCGCTCTGGGTCATGATGCTGTTCGCGGCCTATTATCTGGCAACGCGCATCGTCTCGATTTCCGGCCGCAGCCTGCGCCCGCGCGAGGATATTCCCTCGACGCTGCGCATGCATCGCTACGCGATCTTCGCCTTCCTGATCGGCATCGTGCTGACCTTTACCGGCGGCATTCCGGCGATCATCGGCGCGCTGGTCTGCGGCACCTTCGGCGCCGGATTCTTTCTCTCGGGCTTTGCCGTCGTCCACTTCCGCACCCGCGGCAAGAGCTGGCGGTTGCCGGTTCTCTGGCTCGGTTATCTCTCGGTGGCGCTCTTCACCGTGCCGGCCATCTTCTTCCTCGTGACCGGCATGGTGGACACCCGCCGCGCTATCGCGCTCTCGCCGGTGGGTCCTGCCCGTCCCGGCCCGAAAACACCCCCATCCAACGACACCTGA